In a genomic window of Demequina muriae:
- a CDS encoding AtzH-like domain-containing protein: MSDPSEHPAEDIAHDLQGFVGLPDGVEPPPQLFDAFWAYEAALMDDDLERLGAFFATGPDVMRGDGSGLLVGRENIDRFRTGRGGAPARTVTEIQVRPITETHAYVTSVNAPDKGGRGLVTQLWERCGDQDATPGGWVITAAHVSAPPPAMDTRIWRVLGSPLVPATTADGPLAGATVAVKDIVAVPGQRIGAGVPAYLAEATVEESPADALAALLSAGASVQGIAQTDQFAYSIAGKNAAYGTPPNPAAPGAIPGGSSSGPASAVASGQATLGLGTDTAGSIRVPASYQGLWGLRPTHGAVSLKGVLPLAPSYDTPGWLARDGATLRAAAAATLDASAQRAIPSDQAVVAAALFEVADADVRHGLGDVIDALAAHGLFASLEPVSVPAPAELFRIFRSTQSAEAARSWQEWIGLHPGALAEDVAERFAWAASVTPAQEEEALEAKRQVREAIDAALGDAILLLPSASSVAPPLDASAERLQQVREATLGITAVAGITGRPALSLPLLELDGGPVGLSLVGPRGSDLALIDIALGWVDALQ, from the coding sequence GTGAGTGACCCCAGCGAGCACCCGGCAGAAGACATCGCTCACGACCTCCAGGGGTTCGTGGGCCTGCCTGACGGCGTCGAGCCGCCGCCGCAACTGTTCGACGCGTTCTGGGCCTACGAGGCCGCGCTGATGGACGACGACCTCGAGCGACTGGGCGCCTTCTTCGCGACCGGACCCGACGTGATGCGCGGCGACGGCAGCGGACTGCTGGTGGGCCGGGAGAACATCGACCGGTTCCGGACCGGCCGCGGGGGAGCGCCGGCGCGCACGGTCACGGAGATTCAGGTGCGCCCGATCACGGAGACCCACGCGTACGTGACGTCCGTCAACGCACCGGACAAGGGCGGCCGGGGGCTCGTGACGCAGCTGTGGGAGCGGTGCGGAGACCAGGACGCCACCCCGGGCGGCTGGGTGATCACCGCCGCGCACGTGAGCGCGCCACCGCCCGCGATGGATACGCGCATCTGGCGCGTACTCGGCTCGCCGCTGGTGCCCGCGACCACCGCCGACGGTCCTCTCGCGGGCGCGACCGTCGCCGTGAAGGACATCGTCGCCGTACCCGGCCAGCGCATCGGCGCCGGGGTCCCGGCCTACCTCGCCGAGGCGACGGTCGAGGAGAGCCCGGCCGATGCGCTCGCCGCCCTGCTCAGCGCCGGCGCATCCGTGCAGGGCATCGCCCAGACGGATCAGTTCGCGTATTCGATCGCGGGCAAGAACGCCGCCTACGGCACGCCGCCCAACCCGGCCGCGCCGGGAGCCATCCCTGGCGGATCGTCGTCTGGCCCGGCATCGGCCGTCGCGAGCGGGCAGGCGACCCTCGGCCTCGGCACGGACACGGCGGGCTCGATCCGCGTGCCGGCCTCCTATCAGGGCCTCTGGGGTCTGCGGCCCACGCACGGTGCCGTCTCTCTGAAGGGCGTGCTCCCGCTCGCGCCCTCGTACGACACCCCTGGATGGCTCGCCCGCGACGGAGCGACGCTGCGCGCGGCCGCCGCGGCGACGCTGGATGCCTCAGCGCAGCGCGCGATTCCGTCGGACCAGGCCGTGGTGGCGGCCGCACTGTTCGAGGTCGCCGATGCGGACGTGCGCCACGGACTGGGGGACGTGATCGACGCTCTCGCGGCTCATGGGCTGTTCGCGTCGCTGGAGCCAGTCAGCGTGCCCGCCCCCGCCGAGTTGTTCCGCATCTTCCGCTCCACGCAGTCCGCGGAGGCTGCGCGATCCTGGCAGGAATGGATCGGCCTCCACCCGGGTGCGCTCGCGGAGGACGTCGCCGAACGCTTCGCGTGGGCCGCATCGGTCACGCCTGCGCAAGAGGAGGAGGCGCTCGAGGCCAAGCGTCAGGTTCGCGAGGCCATCGACGCCGCGCTGGGCGACGCGATCCTGCTGCTCCCCTCGGCGAGCTCCGTCGCACCGCCCCTCGACGCCTCTGCCGAGCGCCTGCAGCAGGTGCGCGAGGCGACCCTCGGCATCACCGCAGTCGCCGGGATCACCGGGCGTCCCGCGCTGTCCCTACCGTTGCTCGAACTCGACGGCGGGCCTGTGGGACTCAGCCTGGTGGGCCCGCGCGGCAGCGACCTGGCGCTGATCGACATCGCGCTGGGGTGGGTCGACGCGCTGCAGTAG
- a CDS encoding pyridoxal-phosphate-dependent aminotransferase family protein, with translation MTIPGSINPPPRLLMGPGPINADPRVLRAMSAQLVGQYDPWMTDTMNEVMDLYRQVFVTDNVHTMVVDGTSRAGIEAALVSLLEPGDRVLVPIFGRFGHLLAEICRRAGAEVHTIETEWGRVFTEEALEAAISDVSPKVVAIVHGDTSTTVAQPLEGLGDLCEKHGALLYTDATATLGGNEFRVDEWGIDVATSGLQKCLGGPSGSAPVTFSERAAAVIEGRKSIEEGIRDVGDPVSAHPIRSNYLDMAQIFDYWSERRLNHHTEATTMLFGARECARILLQEGLAESWTRHQLHGRAMLDGTTALGLEPFGELAYKMTNIVGVKIPDGVNADAVRGAMLEDFGIEIGTSFGPLHGKIWRIGTMGYNARTDAVLQTLASLETVLRRAGHRAPAGAGVDAAYEVYGASA, from the coding sequence GTGACCATACCTGGATCGATCAACCCGCCGCCGCGACTGCTCATGGGCCCGGGCCCCATCAACGCGGATCCACGCGTGCTGCGGGCGATGTCCGCGCAGCTGGTGGGTCAATACGACCCGTGGATGACGGACACGATGAACGAGGTCATGGACCTCTACCGGCAGGTGTTCGTCACCGACAACGTGCACACCATGGTGGTCGACGGCACGTCGCGCGCGGGCATCGAGGCGGCGCTGGTGTCGCTGCTCGAGCCGGGCGACCGGGTGCTGGTGCCCATCTTCGGACGGTTCGGCCACCTGCTCGCGGAGATCTGCCGCCGCGCGGGCGCCGAGGTCCACACCATCGAGACCGAGTGGGGGCGTGTGTTCACGGAGGAGGCGCTCGAGGCGGCGATCTCCGATGTGAGCCCCAAGGTGGTCGCCATCGTGCACGGCGACACGTCCACCACAGTGGCGCAGCCTCTCGAGGGGCTGGGCGATCTGTGCGAGAAGCACGGCGCGCTGCTCTACACCGACGCCACCGCGACGCTGGGCGGCAACGAGTTCCGCGTCGACGAGTGGGGAATCGACGTCGCCACTTCCGGCCTGCAAAAGTGCCTGGGCGGTCCGTCGGGTTCCGCGCCGGTGACGTTCTCCGAGCGCGCCGCCGCGGTCATCGAGGGACGCAAGTCCATCGAGGAGGGCATCCGCGACGTGGGCGACCCCGTCTCCGCGCACCCCATCCGCTCCAACTACCTCGACATGGCGCAGATCTTCGACTACTGGTCCGAGCGGCGCCTCAATCACCACACCGAGGCGACCACCATGCTGTTCGGCGCTCGCGAGTGCGCCCGCATCCTGCTCCAAGAGGGGCTTGCCGAGTCCTGGACACGGCACCAGCTGCACGGCCGCGCGATGCTGGACGGGACCACGGCGCTGGGGCTCGAGCCGTTCGGCGAGCTCGCCTACAAGATGACCAACATCGTGGGCGTCAAGATCCCGGATGGTGTCAACGCGGACGCCGTGCGGGGCGCGATGCTCGAGGACTTCGGCATCGAGATCGGGACCAGCTTCGGGCCCCTGCACGGCAAGATCTGGCGCATCGGCACCATGGGCTACAACGCGAGGACCGATGCAGTGCTGCAGACGCTCGCGTCTCTGGAGACCGTGCTGCGTCGAGCAGGGCACCGGGCTCCTGCGGGCGCCGGCGTGGACGCGGCGTACGAGGTGTACGGGGCATCGGCATGA
- a CDS encoding allantoate amidohydrolase yields MSDFDAAEVLERCDALAKISAAVDGIERSYLTPEHARTNWTVGEWMADAGLTAWQDAAGNQRGTLAGPTADAPVLLLGSHLDTVPGAGRYDGVLGTLMAVAVVGRLRARGVELPFGIEVLGFADEEGTRFGRTLLGSCAVAGTWEDGWWTLQDAHGVTLHDAFLAFGLDPSRVGEASLVGRPIVGYLEAHIEQGPLLQDAKRSLGVVRGIMGARRFELEMIGEAGHAGGMPYGRRRDALLGASEVVSAVEVLARDARAVGTVGRLQAFPGAVNVIPGRVEFSLDLRAETDAVRDRVWDEIAEKGLKSAAARQLSFGVRQVHEARATQVGEQLALAVEAGIRSTGDAEPMWLLSKAGHDAMAIADLCDYAMLFIRCKDGISHHRDEAVCADDVEVALDALEATVLELAGQSS; encoded by the coding sequence ATGAGCGATTTCGACGCGGCCGAGGTGCTGGAGCGGTGCGACGCTCTTGCGAAGATCTCGGCTGCGGTGGACGGCATCGAGCGCAGCTACCTGACACCCGAGCACGCGCGCACCAACTGGACCGTGGGCGAGTGGATGGCCGATGCGGGCCTCACCGCCTGGCAGGACGCGGCGGGCAATCAGCGGGGCACCCTGGCGGGGCCCACGGCCGATGCGCCCGTCCTGCTGCTGGGCTCTCACCTGGATACGGTGCCGGGCGCGGGGCGCTACGACGGCGTGCTGGGGACGCTCATGGCCGTGGCAGTCGTCGGGCGGCTGCGGGCGCGGGGGGTCGAGCTGCCGTTCGGCATCGAGGTGCTGGGCTTCGCGGACGAGGAGGGCACACGCTTTGGGCGCACCCTGCTGGGCTCGTGCGCCGTGGCCGGCACGTGGGAGGACGGGTGGTGGACACTGCAGGACGCGCATGGCGTGACGCTGCATGACGCGTTTCTGGCCTTCGGGCTGGACCCGTCGCGTGTGGGCGAAGCGTCGTTGGTGGGGCGGCCCATCGTGGGCTACCTCGAGGCGCACATCGAGCAGGGGCCGCTGCTGCAGGACGCCAAGCGGTCGCTGGGCGTGGTGCGCGGCATCATGGGCGCGCGTCGGTTCGAGCTGGAGATGATCGGCGAGGCGGGCCACGCGGGCGGCATGCCGTATGGGCGCCGCCGCGACGCGTTGCTGGGCGCCTCCGAGGTGGTGTCTGCCGTCGAGGTGCTGGCGCGCGACGCCCGCGCCGTCGGCACCGTCGGTCGGCTGCAGGCGTTCCCCGGGGCCGTGAACGTGATCCCGGGCCGCGTGGAGTTCTCCCTCGACCTGCGAGCCGAGACCGATGCGGTGCGCGACCGGGTCTGGGACGAGATCGCGGAGAAGGGTCTCAAGTCAGCGGCCGCGCGGCAGTTGTCGTTTGGGGTGCGGCAGGTACATGAGGCTCGCGCCACGCAGGTCGGGGAGCAGCTGGCGCTTGCGGTCGAGGCCGGCATTCGGTCCACGGGGGACGCCGAGCCGATGTGGCTCCTGTCGAAGGCCGGCCACGACGCCATGGCGATCGCGGACCTGTGCGACTACGCCATGCTCTTCATCCGCTGCAAGGACGGCATCTCGCACCACCGCGACGAGGCGGTGTGTGCCGACGACGTCGAGGTCGCGCTGGACGCCTTAGAGGCGACGGTGCTGGAACTCGCGGGGCAATCCTCGTAA
- a CDS encoding Fic family protein — protein sequence MTSFAWPALEWEQHTWRSAASWGARAEESAAALRYAAAVPPFIAHRTPTLEPGVAGNARVAEQELSRLDAELGSRIGSFAPVLLRSEAASSSQIENLTASARAIFSAELGMKSGRNAEQVTANTRSLQAAISLSDELSSEAILEMHRVLMEHQPRHPPGVWREEAVWIGTSAESPAGAEFVAPHHSRVPALVDDLVEFCMRDDVPPLVGIAIAHAQFETIHPFTDGNGRTGRALAQAMLRRTGVTRNLALPVSAGLLANIEGYHQALTAYREGDIAPIVLAFADAVARANRNTRTLAAELDDVRRSWEARLPARRQSNAWRLLDVFLRRPVLSAALAAEELDVSPPNIYPPLRALTDAGIVKSKNEHRLGPFWRADEVLAAVDRFAERAGRREAP from the coding sequence ATGACGTCATTCGCGTGGCCTGCCCTTGAGTGGGAACAGCACACGTGGCGCTCGGCCGCGTCCTGGGGCGCACGGGCGGAGGAGAGCGCTGCGGCCCTGCGCTACGCCGCCGCGGTGCCGCCCTTCATTGCTCATCGCACACCGACGCTTGAGCCCGGTGTCGCAGGCAACGCGCGTGTGGCCGAGCAAGAGTTGAGCCGCCTCGACGCCGAACTCGGCTCGCGCATCGGCTCCTTCGCGCCTGTGTTGCTGAGATCGGAGGCTGCGTCGTCCTCACAGATCGAGAACCTGACCGCGTCGGCGCGAGCGATCTTCAGCGCGGAGCTGGGGATGAAGTCAGGGCGCAACGCAGAGCAGGTCACCGCCAATACGAGGAGCCTCCAGGCTGCGATCTCTCTGTCGGACGAACTCTCGTCAGAGGCAATCCTCGAGATGCACCGCGTGCTCATGGAGCACCAGCCTCGCCATCCCCCAGGCGTCTGGCGTGAAGAGGCCGTGTGGATCGGAACGAGCGCGGAGAGCCCCGCCGGCGCTGAGTTCGTCGCCCCACACCATTCGCGCGTGCCGGCCCTCGTTGACGACCTCGTCGAGTTCTGCATGCGCGATGACGTCCCCCCGCTGGTGGGCATCGCGATTGCTCACGCCCAGTTCGAGACGATCCACCCCTTCACGGACGGCAATGGGCGCACAGGCCGCGCACTCGCGCAGGCGATGCTCCGCCGCACCGGTGTGACCCGCAACCTGGCATTGCCCGTCTCGGCGGGACTCCTTGCCAACATCGAGGGATACCACCAGGCGTTGACCGCCTACCGCGAGGGCGACATCGCGCCGATCGTCCTGGCGTTCGCGGACGCCGTTGCTCGCGCGAACCGCAACACCCGCACGCTGGCAGCGGAACTCGATGATGTCCGCCGGTCGTGGGAGGCCCGGCTGCCGGCCCGCAGGCAGTCCAACGCGTGGCGACTCTTGGACGTCTTTCTCCGACGCCCAGTGTTGTCGGCAGCGCTCGCGGCCGAAGAGCTTGACGTCAGCCCACCGAACATCTACCCACCGCTGCGTGCGTTGACTGATGCCGGAATCGTGAAATCGAAGAACGAGCACCGGCTTGGGCCATTCTGGCGAGCCGACGAGGTGCTGGCGGCGGTCGATCGGTTCGCCGAGCGCGCCGGCCGGCGAGAGGCGCCCTGA
- a CDS encoding PhzF family phenazine biosynthesis protein, which produces MSTHEFRQVDVFGTDPYTGNPVAVVLDAEGLSSEQMARISAWTNLSECTFVLPPTTRDADYRVRIFSLTNELPFAGHPTLGTARAWLDAGGVPRDEGVVIQECGAGLVPVRVDGDQLAFAAPSRIRSGAVSPDDLDAACRVLRITPAEVLDAAWADNGPGWIALLLKDVDAVMAVEPDGAHQPGLCMVGIAAIDEGDGPDGSAVEVRTFFNDTDGPLREDPITGSFNASLAQWLTESGRIAAPYVARQGTMLDRAGRVSVDEAGGDLWIGGRTHVAITGTIDA; this is translated from the coding sequence ATGAGCACACACGAGTTTCGCCAGGTCGACGTGTTCGGCACCGATCCCTACACCGGCAACCCCGTCGCGGTGGTGCTGGACGCCGAGGGCCTCAGTTCAGAGCAGATGGCCCGGATCTCGGCCTGGACCAACCTGTCAGAGTGCACGTTCGTGCTGCCTCCCACCACGCGGGACGCCGACTACCGCGTGCGCATCTTCTCCCTCACCAACGAGCTGCCGTTCGCCGGCCACCCCACGTTGGGCACGGCGCGCGCGTGGCTCGATGCGGGCGGGGTGCCGCGCGACGAGGGCGTGGTGATCCAGGAGTGCGGCGCGGGACTCGTGCCGGTGCGGGTCGACGGTGATCAGCTCGCCTTCGCCGCCCCATCCCGGATCCGGTCAGGCGCCGTCTCCCCAGACGACCTCGACGCCGCGTGCCGCGTGCTGCGGATCACCCCGGCGGAGGTGCTCGACGCTGCATGGGCGGACAACGGTCCCGGATGGATCGCGCTGCTGCTCAAGGACGTCGATGCGGTGATGGCAGTGGAGCCCGACGGCGCGCACCAGCCCGGTCTCTGCATGGTCGGCATCGCCGCTATCGACGAAGGGGACGGCCCTGACGGGTCCGCGGTCGAGGTGCGCACCTTCTTCAACGACACCGACGGCCCGCTGCGCGAAGACCCGATCACCGGCAGCTTCAACGCCTCGCTCGCCCAGTGGCTCACGGAGTCCGGCCGCATCGCCGCACCCTACGTCGCGAGGCAGGGGACCATGCTGGACCGCGCGGGCCGTGTGAGCGTCGACGAGGCGGGTGGCGACCTGTGGATCGGCGGCCGCACCCACGTCGCCATCACGGGGACCATCGACGCCTGA
- a CDS encoding diacylglycerol/lipid kinase family protein — MNTPQHVAIVVNPSKTSRDDIEKELDSVEFDGPGPRISWLETTVEDPGHGMAQEALDMGADLVIAAGGDGTVRAVAECLADADTSAHLGVVPLGTGNLLARNLDIPLGNIGKALEAALTGDVLTIDLAWAEADLDGTPQRNAFTVMAGVGVDAHMITETDEDLKDKVGWLAYVESLGRAVSASDVISMALTVDGEKTGNEEAHTLIVGNCGILTGGVTLLPDADPVDGELDLLVLSADGVAGWLDTMRSMMWDNGLKRLVGATDKAESSDSVMHRRVTAVTVELGESRVLELDGDDVGECSRVEFSIQPAAIRVRTPRS; from the coding sequence GTGAATACTCCTCAGCACGTCGCGATCGTGGTCAATCCCTCCAAGACCAGCAGGGACGACATCGAGAAGGAGCTCGACTCCGTCGAGTTCGACGGCCCCGGCCCGCGGATCTCGTGGCTCGAGACCACCGTGGAGGATCCCGGGCATGGGATGGCGCAGGAGGCGCTCGACATGGGTGCCGACCTCGTGATCGCGGCCGGTGGCGACGGCACGGTGCGTGCCGTAGCTGAGTGCCTTGCGGACGCCGATACCTCGGCGCACCTGGGCGTGGTCCCCCTGGGAACGGGCAATCTGCTGGCCCGCAACCTCGACATTCCCCTGGGCAACATCGGCAAGGCGCTGGAGGCCGCGCTCACCGGCGACGTGCTCACCATCGACCTGGCGTGGGCGGAGGCCGATCTGGACGGCACGCCTCAGCGCAACGCATTCACGGTGATGGCAGGCGTGGGCGTCGATGCTCACATGATCACCGAGACCGACGAGGACCTGAAGGACAAGGTCGGGTGGCTCGCCTACGTGGAGTCCCTGGGCCGCGCTGTGTCCGCGAGCGACGTGATTTCGATGGCGCTCACCGTCGACGGGGAGAAGACGGGCAACGAAGAGGCGCACACGCTCATCGTCGGAAACTGCGGCATCCTGACGGGCGGCGTGACGCTGCTCCCCGACGCGGACCCGGTCGACGGCGAGCTCGACCTGCTGGTGCTGAGCGCCGATGGCGTCGCCGGGTGGCTCGACACCATGCGCAGCATGATGTGGGACAACGGTCTCAAGCGCCTGGTCGGCGCCACCGACAAGGCGGAAAGCAGTGACTCTGTGATGCACCGCCGCGTCACTGCCGTGACGGTCGAGCTGGGCGAGTCGCGGGTGCTCGAGCTGGATGGCGACGACGTGGGCGAATGCTCGCGCGTGGAGTTCAGCATCCAGCCAGCGGCGATCCGGGTGCGCACGCCGCGGTCCTGA
- a CDS encoding nucleotidyltransferase family protein: protein MDVTGVVLAAGAGSRAGGPKALRRTEDGTPWLEIACAALHDAGCREVIIVLGAEADAALALVPRGALPVVATDWQDGQAASLRVGLAAAATSSTDAVLLTLVDLPEQTAAAGRRVLDAAVDDPRGTLARAHYDGEPGHPVLMGRDHWGDIAATIVGDMGARDYLVRHLTVEVDCSDLGGGADRDD from the coding sequence ATGGATGTCACGGGAGTCGTACTCGCCGCGGGAGCGGGAAGCCGCGCGGGCGGGCCCAAGGCGCTGCGCCGGACCGAGGACGGCACGCCGTGGCTCGAGATCGCGTGCGCCGCGCTTCACGACGCCGGGTGCCGCGAGGTGATCATCGTGCTGGGAGCGGAGGCCGATGCGGCACTCGCCTTGGTCCCGCGCGGAGCCCTCCCTGTGGTCGCCACCGATTGGCAGGACGGCCAGGCGGCGTCACTGCGCGTGGGGCTCGCGGCGGCAGCCACGTCCAGCACCGATGCGGTGCTGCTCACGTTGGTCGACCTGCCCGAGCAGACAGCCGCCGCCGGACGCCGGGTGCTCGATGCAGCGGTGGACGACCCCCGCGGCACGCTTGCCCGGGCACACTACGACGGCGAACCCGGACATCCGGTCCTGATGGGCCGCGACCATTGGGGCGACATCGCCGCCACCATCGTGGGCGACATGGGCGCGAGGGACTACCTGGTGCGCCACCTCACGGTCGAGGTGGACTGCTCAGACCTGGGCGGTGGGGCCGACCGCGACGACTGA
- the uraD gene encoding 2-oxo-4-hydroxy-4-carboxy-5-ureidoimidazoline decarboxylase codes for MRLERDRLLECLRVERWADALAGKNFQTADALVAAGIDAATPLSEAEVDEALAAHPRIGDRAEGEGAEAAFSRAEQSASQDPDEQLEARLREGNAAYEARFGRVFLIRAAGRDRREILEELDRRLMNDPGVETDEVAEQLRQIAALRLKQVGEDA; via the coding sequence ATGCGGCTGGAACGGGATCGACTGTTGGAGTGCCTGCGCGTGGAGCGCTGGGCCGATGCGCTCGCCGGCAAGAATTTTCAGACGGCCGATGCGCTGGTGGCGGCAGGCATCGACGCGGCCACTCCGCTCTCCGAGGCCGAGGTGGACGAGGCGCTCGCGGCGCACCCGCGCATCGGCGACAGGGCCGAGGGCGAGGGAGCAGAGGCCGCGTTCTCGCGTGCCGAGCAGTCCGCGAGCCAGGACCCCGACGAGCAGCTCGAGGCGCGCCTGCGCGAGGGCAACGCCGCGTATGAGGCGCGGTTCGGCCGGGTGTTCCTCATCCGGGCCGCCGGTCGGGATCGCCGGGAGATCCTCGAAGAGCTGGATCGCCGGCTGATGAACGACCCCGGCGTCGAGACCGACGAGGTCGCCGAGCAGCTGCGGCAGATCGCCGCGCTGCGCTTGAAGCAGGTAGGGGAGGACGCATGA
- the uraH gene encoding hydroxyisourate hydrolase has translation MSHVTTHVLDAVRGTPAAGVSVTLSERRGEGWEPLASAVTDDDGRVSAFGPERLDDGVYQVRFDTGMYFSHLNVETFYPEVVITFEVDGGDRYHVPLLLSPFAYSTYRGS, from the coding sequence ATGAGTCACGTCACCACACACGTGCTGGACGCGGTCCGCGGCACACCCGCAGCGGGAGTCTCCGTGACCCTGTCCGAGCGTAGAGGAGAGGGCTGGGAGCCGCTTGCCTCCGCGGTCACCGACGACGACGGGCGGGTGAGCGCGTTCGGGCCCGAACGCCTCGACGACGGCGTCTATCAGGTGCGCTTCGACACCGGGATGTACTTCTCGCACCTCAACGTCGAGACCTTCTACCCCGAGGTGGTCATCACGTTCGAGGTGGACGGCGGCGACCGCTATCACGTGCCTCTGCTGCTCAGCCCTTTCGCCTACTCGACGTACCGCGGCTCCTGA
- a CDS encoding DUF2975 domain-containing protein, with the protein MNALVRGTLRLLLVLLFLGAVGGQALVPLAASDMGAEYPEVDHLVLPYTIAGIAAIACFQVVIVVVWRLLTMVATGEVFTANALRWVEVIAWSGAIAALICVGVASHMMVAENIGGPPALFLWIGSWVGGTAFVLLMVVMRGLLAVAIADRSELAEVI; encoded by the coding sequence ATGAACGCTCTTGTGCGCGGCACCCTCCGCCTGCTCCTCGTCCTGCTGTTCCTCGGAGCTGTCGGGGGCCAGGCGCTCGTGCCGCTCGCGGCTTCCGACATGGGCGCGGAATACCCCGAGGTCGACCACCTCGTCCTGCCCTACACGATCGCCGGCATCGCGGCCATCGCCTGCTTCCAGGTCGTGATCGTGGTGGTGTGGAGGCTGCTCACGATGGTCGCGACGGGCGAGGTGTTCACCGCCAACGCGCTCCGTTGGGTCGAGGTCATCGCGTGGAGCGGAGCGATCGCCGCGCTGATCTGCGTGGGCGTCGCCTCGCACATGATGGTCGCGGAGAACATCGGGGGGCCGCCGGCTCTCTTCCTGTGGATCGGCTCGTGGGTGGGAGGCACGGCCTTCGTGCTGCTGATGGTTGTCATGCGCGGGCTCCTCGCGGTGGCGATCGCGGACCGCAGCGAGCTGGCCGAGGTGATCTGA
- a CDS encoding helix-turn-helix domain-containing protein, translating to MPIVVDIDVMLARRKMSVGDFATAVGITPANVAVLKNGRAKAIRFTTLERICEVLECQPGDLLRWEEADARD from the coding sequence ATGCCGATCGTCGTCGACATCGACGTCATGCTGGCGAGGCGCAAGATGTCCGTGGGGGATTTCGCCACCGCAGTCGGGATCACGCCAGCGAACGTCGCGGTGCTCAAGAATGGCCGGGCGAAGGCGATCCGATTCACGACCCTCGAGCGCATCTGCGAGGTGCTGGAGTGTCAGCCGGGCGACCTGCTGCGCTGGGAGGAGGCCGATGCGCGCGACTGA
- a CDS encoding aldo/keto reductase: MIPSTTLNDGTTIPQLGFGTFLVPPEETAATVGTALEVGYRHIDTAQLYGNEAEVGQAIAESGLARDEVYLTSKVGNGEHKPDDVYRSFDETLEKLRVDKLDLFLIHWPLPTRYDGDFVSTWKAMVDLVQQGRLASAGVSNFQPAHLERIIGETGVAPAVNQIEAHPYFRNDDARKASHEHAIAVEAWGPLGQGAVLKDETVGGIAAAIDRAPSQVILRWHIQRGDIIFPKSMRRERMVENFQIFDFALTDEQMAQIDALDRGPEGRVGPDPDTFDRI; this comes from the coding sequence ATGATTCCTTCAACGACACTCAATGACGGAACGACCATCCCCCAGCTGGGGTTCGGGACCTTTTTGGTGCCGCCCGAGGAGACCGCGGCCACCGTGGGCACGGCGCTCGAGGTGGGCTACCGGCACATCGACACGGCGCAGCTCTATGGGAACGAAGCCGAGGTGGGCCAGGCGATTGCCGAGTCCGGTCTCGCGCGCGACGAGGTCTACCTCACGAGCAAGGTCGGCAACGGCGAGCACAAGCCCGATGACGTCTACCGCTCCTTCGACGAGACGCTCGAGAAGCTGCGCGTCGACAAGCTCGACCTGTTCCTCATCCATTGGCCGCTGCCCACGCGTTACGACGGCGACTTCGTGTCGACGTGGAAGGCGATGGTGGACCTGGTCCAGCAGGGGCGCCTCGCCTCGGCCGGCGTGTCCAACTTCCAGCCCGCCCACCTCGAGCGGATCATCGGCGAGACAGGCGTCGCACCCGCGGTGAACCAGATCGAGGCGCACCCGTACTTCCGCAACGACGACGCCCGCAAGGCCTCACACGAGCACGCGATCGCCGTCGAGGCGTGGGGCCCGCTCGGCCAGGGCGCAGTGCTGAAGGACGAGACGGTGGGCGGCATCGCGGCGGCCATCGACCGCGCGCCGTCGCAGGTGATCCTGCGCTGGCATATCCAGCGCGGCGACATCATCTTCCCCAAGTCGATGCGCCGCGAGCGCATGGTGGAGAACTTCCAGATCTTCGACTTCGCGCTGACGGACGAGCAGATGGCGCAGATCGATGCGCTCGACCGCGGCCCCGAGGGTCGCGTGGGCCCGGACCCGGACACGTTCGACAGGATCTAG